Below is a window of Humulus lupulus chromosome 2, drHumLupu1.1, whole genome shotgun sequence DNA.
ATTCTGTCATTAATATTATACACTCTATTTATGACTGTTCATAGTTAATGAAGTTAGCAAATGTATATACATTTATCACTCAAATTTTCCAAAGTTAAATGATCtgccaaaaaataaataattcaacCTCAATGTCCAAAAATTAGGAAAAGGAAAAAACTCCAAAGGTTAAATATTACCAAAAACttctaaaattatattaatattaaaatattagatttatatatatatatatattatacagcAATAGGAGCAAATTTGATATTTCCACTCACATTGTGTTTTTAGTGTATAAATGTAATACCATCTAATTAAATTTCAACAACAATTTTTTATAatacaatattattatttaagAAATTCTGTTATTTTAATTTGTCTTGAAATAATCTTTttgttattaatataaatattggaaaattttcttataggggtttcactttaagccctatcggtagggctctcagtgtttacaacccatgaacagttttcgacgcgattttttttatgaccgtgtatattgtagctacttagagcatcttgcaaattttcagaaaattccgaatagtttacagtaccaaaaactaggttcaaacatgttgttgcacgcgtgactaattttttttataagcgGGAAAAAcagcatgtttgaacctagttttcggtactgtaaactattcggaattttctgaaaatttgcaagatgctctaagtAGCTACagtatacacggtcataaaaaaaaaatcacgccgaaaattgttcacgaGTCGAAAAACACTGAAAGCCTTACCGGTAGGGTTTAAAGTAAAGCCCCTATAAAAGAATTGTCCATGTATACAAATTTTATTATCAGTTATGGaattttgttatatttatttgtGCTGATTttgcataaaaataaataaataaatattaattttaatttcaaaaataaattatttgagcTTAGTGTATCTTTTTTACCAATAATAATATTTTCCGGATTTcgatataattatttaatttaatagttACCGCCTTCGATAATtgataatttaataataataataataaaataataataataataaaagtgggAACCATAGGACTATAAATGACTGCTGATTAATCCAACGAAAACTCAAAATACTATCATCTTTGAGTAAGTGGAGTGAGAGAATGAGTAGTCTTCTTCTTCACGCGCCAATGCAACTCGCAGTAACAAGCAAAATTCAGAATGCTTCTCTTTGTTTCCATGGAAGCCGCCATTTTCCAAAACCAACATCACCAGCTTCCATCTCAAATCTCACCTTTCGCTCCTCAACAGTGCAACAAAGCTTCTTCCCACTCTTACACAAATCAACTACCTCTATTCCACATTCCAAACACCCTAACTCAGATCACCGAATCGTCGCAGTTAACTCAGTGAACGGAGACAGCTACGTGGCTGAGTCTCCGGCCAAGGAGCTTCGACAAATCCTGAACACGCCGGGGATCCACTCAATCCCTGCTTGTTTCGATGCTATCAGTGCCAAGTTGGTAGAGAGAGCTGGTTTTAAGTGCACCTTTGCTGGAGGTATGAACTAGTACCGACCCAAGTCTCATATATGTGTGTGCGTTTATATCGATCTACTCGTACTGTTATAAAAGGATTAAAAATCTCTATTTGCTGGGATGGTTTGTGTAGGATTTGCAATATCAGCAGCTAGATTGGGGTTGCCTGATGCTGGGCTTATATCGTATGGAGAAATGGTGGAACAGGGAAGACAGATCACTCAAGCTGTGTCCATTCCTGTTTTTGGAGATGCTGATACTGGATATGGGAATGCCATGAATGTCAAAAGAACTGTCAGGGAGTACATCAGAGCTGGTTTTGCTGCCATTAGTCTTGAAGATCAGGTTCATTTCATTCAACTGTACTCATCTTTTTTAATCACAAATAAGAAACTAGATCTGGATTTGTGACTTTGTACCCCTACAAATAACAAAAACTAAACTTGATCAGTTCGGTTGAGCTCGATCTAGATGAACATTTAGATCGGGTCATTTACCCTCCTATCAAACAAAAtagaaaggaaaaacaaaagttGTAATTTCTTTCCCAAATAGTTATGAACTTTTGGTGTCTTGATCTTGTAAAATTGATGGTTTTATGTGGGAATTTGGATTAAATAGGTATCTCCCAAAGCTTGTGGACACACACAAGGGAGGAAAGTGGTGTCAAGAGAGGAGGCAGTGATGAGGATACAAGCAGCGGTGGATGCAAGGAAGGAGAGTGGATCGGACATTGTGATTGTGGCGAGGAGTGACTCTCGTCAAGCTGATTCTATGGAAGAATCACTCTGGCGAGCAAAAGCTTTTGCTGATGCTGGTGCTGATATCATTTTCGTCACTGCTCTCACTTCGAAACAAGAGATGATTGACTTGTGTAAAGTTGCTCCTCATGTTCCTAAACTGGTATACTTATTTTTAATACCACTTATATCATGTCCACTAATTTTGTGTAGGAAATTAACGAGTAtcgatattttaattttttggtgATCAAAAGAGTTTGTTGATTTTGTTAGGCAAGTATGCTTGAAGGAGGGGGAAAGACGCCCATACTTAGTCCAACAGAACTTGAGAGTATTGGATATAAACTTGTGCTTTATCCACTTTCCTTGCTTGGGGTATCCATCCGAGCAATGGAGGTACGTATCTAAATTCTAAAAGATGCTTCATTTATCAAGATCGATCTGGAAAAACAAAATGTACCATGTTGTTCCAAGTGAAATATAACCATAAAAAATCATACTGTCACAGATTCTCATGCTGGCCCCAACCAAAGTTAGAACTTTTACCGTGTTACTAACTTTGGTTGAGGATAGTACAAATCTCATCTCTCTAATTTTTCTATCTTCCAGCATAACCCACTAATAAAAAAATGACAAGTGGCTGAGGAGAAAATTATAGAAATGGAAAGTCAAGAAGGAAAAAAATGACAATAAATTGAGTCGCTTGTCAATTTTTTACCAAGTGGGGTCAGTTAAGAGACAAACTTAGGGACACAAAATTTATATTCATTTTCTCATTATTATGGTCAATACAAATGCagaagtgtgagttttgactTGGTTTTGTTTAGATTAGCCCTTCCTATGAAAGTGACTCCAAATATACTTTTATTTGCAGAATGCACTTACCTCTATCGAAAATGGGCATATTCCTCATGAAAGCATGCCGACTTTTGAGGAGTTGAAGGAAATTGTGGGTTTCAATGATTATAGTCAAGAGGAAAAGCGGTATGCATCTTGCAATGGTCACTAGTTTCAACATAGACAAGACATAACTCAAGAGACGGACCTTTTGTACCCTGCTGCCGCTGCTGCTCCTCCTCCTTTACCCAAAAAGATTATCAAAcagttttgtattttttttctttggaaTAATTTGAGTTCCTCAGAATAAAAACTAAGATCTTTTCGGATCAAGATTggttttgattgtttgttatATGGGCATCTTGATTCTTCAGCATAAACAATAAAGATCCCAGTTTTGTACTGATTTGAATAATTTAGCCTATTAGGCAGCAGAGCAGAAAGCATAATCAAGTGAAGTACTCTGCTTTTTGAACTTTAGTATGTACTATGCTGTGGATCGGCCCCTTTTTAATAATGTTTAATTTTTAAtctatttatttttttactttttttactAGAATTTCAAGTTATGAATTACCCTTGTTCACCTATCATCTGAATGAATATATTCTTCTCAAATTATTGATGGCAACCTAAATATTTGAACAAAATAATCGTGGGAAGGAGTATAAAGACAACATTAGACTGCttgtgattttttattttattttatttttatacaaATCTGATTTATCaccaaaatataaataaaagaacTACATGAACTCAACACAGTTTATGACACGTTGTAATATACAATTAATGTAGGTACATTGGATCTTGCTCTTTGGTTGGTTGATGTTGATGTGCATGTACATGTTCTTGATGCAATGTTTGTGCGTGGCCAAGCTTCTCCCATATAATTAAGTGACACAAGTTcatctacttttttttttctatatttgcGCACGTTTAAATGAAAGTGGTTGAACctaaaaatatccataaaaaaatAAAGGCTTTTTTTTAATAGCATAACTTTTGAACTCAAAGTTACTAAGAGCACTCACATTGGGTGAGTTATATtaccaaaatatgtaaaaaaTAGCTAAAACTAACAAAAATGGGTATACATTGGATGAtgtattttacaaatatttttacataaaGCTACAGTACCAAGCTATATTTAATGTATACTATTCATCCTTTAAcccaatattataatattaaaatatattaggatattattgatagttataaaaaatatttgaaatgaataaaaaatgtttgaaaatataatatttaaatgatatagagaaaaaaatagagaatctgatgtatggtaaaatgtaaaacttagaggtaaaatagaaaaatgtgtgttttttggAGGTATTTTAAATGTTGAAGTAGAACACCGGATGGGAGTGCTCTAAGAAGCAACCTTCAACTATTTTAATTCTAGTAGAACCCTAAAGTTAAattaatatgttatatgttatgaaaataataaattatatttatttttgtgtgtaaaaaaattataaatttgataattcaaataatttacttattttttaaattaaaatttctaaaattatattaatttgaaaaaaaaatataatgtcaTAAGTAATAGTATATATCAATATAGTATATATTAAACTTTATAAAATTGAAAAACAAATTTATGTTTTACAAATTtaacatataaatttatatgtgaagtttatgctattaaaattttattaacaaTTTAAAGATATAGAATAGTAGAGGGATTTTTTTTTATCCAAAAAAGCATATATGttcaaataaatatgattttagagattttagttcaaaatatttgtattatttgaattatcaaattcataattttttttaaatatatatataatttactgtttttatacatataacattttaatttaactttaagagttttattaaaattaaatgagtTGAGGAAGTGTTTCTTATTAACCTTGAGTGATGGAGTTTGCTATTAAAAAGCCAAAAATAAAAGCTGTGATGATAAATTTgtttataacaataaaaaattataacttcATAGATTCTCAAGCTGGCCACCAAGTTAGTAACTTATGTCGTGTTGCCTCAATTTGTCACATCTATGTATTTATATAAAAGGAAATTTGAAGAGTTGACATCctacaatttttttaatataatttatctattttattataattttgatctTTTTATTATATTACCTACTTAATTTTATGATAGTTTTATTATAAAATTGTAACTTAAACAATTACCTCCTCATGTAAcactagtaataataataataatctatatgtttatataaGGGGAGCTTTGAATAGATAATGTGGCAtcctacaattttttttaatctaatttgtctattttattagaattttaattttttttattatattacctACTTAATTTTATGacaattttattataaaaatgtAGCTTAAACAATTACTTCCTCATGTAACACCtgtagtagtaataataataatacttgtTATTATTCATATATAAAGAGACTTAGTCTTATTTTTCCCTTGAACATAACCGTAAGATTTATTATAAAAGTTATTGATGTACCTAAAAAAACATGATCTAACGTGTTTTGGTTCGCGATACAACTGACAAGCACTTAATAAGGTTATCCATATTTCAAGAACGTGATGCAAGTTCTAAAATGGTAAGCCCAGGTCAACCACAAGTTAACAAGACATCAATGAGATCGTCTAGCCATATTTTCATGTACTACAAGAATAGCTCGAGCGTCTCAATGCTTAGATCAATTTAGCCTAGAAAGCTCTAGCTCACATGGTGTGCATTCAGCTCGTTGTCGACGCATGGAATACACTGGCTTGAATTCCTGAGGACTCTAAGACTTTATATGCGTAATTAATATATTGTAATCCTTACCTGATAAATGTGTAATATCAGGCAATCAATGTATTTAAGGTATTTATTTGTacatttgggaagttacccattcTTGTAAGTTATCCAATATTGAACGTTTCTCAAATCTGTCCATTGAACCCCTATAAACAGAGAGAGAATGGACTGATAAAGGGACCGGattttgtatgcaaaaactctgcaaaaattgtcTTAAGAAATTTTTCCAAAGATCCCAAAgagaataacatagactcgtggactaggtgaattttaatcactgaaccacaTAAGATTTCTGGTGTGATATTTACTTATGGTTTCCTAAAATGCCTAATTATCTAATTCGGACTTCTTAGTCTATTGTTGtcgaaaaaccgcatcaatagATTGGTACTTTCATTTAGAGATCAATTAGGCTTGTCAATCTCTTCTGCAATTTTTTTATTCAGTCAAAATGGTGGTAACACGATTGATGCGCAACAACGAGTCAGAGAGGCTTGGGGACCATGGAGAGTTCTGTGCAATCAGCCCTGCTGGAGAGGGCACTTATGTACCCCGTCGTCCTGGAAAACATCCCCAAAACCAGGATGGAGATCACCACAACACTGACAGTTTGTCGTCCCACCACCGCCATAGTAATCCAGGTTACGTCAGAGTTGTCGAGCTAGAGAAtgctcagttgaggagccatctcgccCACGCCAAGAAGCGAATTGATGAGATAATGTCTCGATTACACCTTCCTATAACCGACCATAATGTCGGAAGGAGGTCAAGTGGATCCCATATGACCAGGTCCCTCAAGCGTAATCCTCCTAATGTAAGCCATTATGTTCGGACTGCAACCCCGAGCTCTGTGCCGTCAGAATGGACCCCCAGGAATGACCGGTCAGCTCACAATCATAGGAACGAGCAGGCGGCTCATGTTCCAAGAATTCAGCCCAATCAGACAGGGCGAGCAAGGACTACTTCCAAAATGTGCATGAGTCCCCCCGAATCCTCTAGCACCGATCCGACCAGATGGTCAAGTGTAAAGAAACGAGGAGGCATTGCCACCAGTTTGGGACATTGGAGTGGATGATGGACAACCTAGATTGGTGCGCCCTGATGGACGACGGGTGGCCTCGCCGATAAGGCGCCCACTGATGTGATAGATTTATGTTACTTTTCAGTTTTAGTTTTataaagtttatatatatatatatatatttagtttttttatgtggttgttgtatttttcagaTTGTCATATGATAAATGAATATTTgataaatatttcaaaatttattttaaatattatctttattcaagagaaaaacaatagaagatatttatttgaattgattggagaaaattaaggagaatttaaacttaaattattggaaaaaatcttaaatattttGAATCTGAGATAGTTTTGGTATTTTAATCATATATCCCTACTCACATATACGATTTACGTGTTATTTTTGGCATTGTAAATCTTATTCAAGGCCCGAAAAAAAAGCTTGTTTCGCAAGAAAAGTCAAATTTAGATGTTTACTAGGTGATATTTGACCTACAAGATTATGCATCCTAAAGATATAGGATTTGAAATTCAATGAAGATATTTTGGAGCACCATCAAGTGACAATTGGAAACatctagaatttttttttcacaaccttatcactataaaaagaataATTTAGATTATTTTAGGGACTTCTTttctattctcttctcttcttttctctttctaTGAGTTCTAATATGATGTTTATGGTTTCCTTATTGaatatgaactaattttattttctagggcTTTAATGCAGTCTCTTGAAACtctttattaatttaatgcaatttttatgatttattcttctatattgtgatttattcaaatttatgcttaatgcttgtgattgattgaCCATCTTCTACATGTTCTatatgattttagttcaaaatctgagaagtgagaattaattatgttgtaattgaataaacataaattttgatATTGGACGAGAGGACCTGTTTGATTAGTGTAGCTTTAGGATTGTTGTACTTAATGTCTGCTATGTGTTTAAATTTATCACAAAATTATAGAAaatttgcatataggttgaggtTTATGtatcctagtaagaatataaatTGCTTTGTTAATCCGCTATCCCAATTGGAAGAAGAATAGTAGGAATCGTATTAATGAAATATTTGAGTGGATAGAAGATGAAGTTAAATGCCTTAGTTTTATCTCCATTGAATTATCTTTTTAAATTCGTTTCTTGAATTTGCTAGTCTTAATTTCGGTTTTCTAAGTTTTAATCATTCtcttaataaattattataagcaAAATAGAAATAGacattaattattggtaattggtaaaAAGACATTGTAGGAATGTTCTTGACTTATCATTATTATTACTTGTccacgattgcgtatacttgcacACTGAAAtctcacaacaagtttttggcgccgttgctggggactgttttataaatataaaaaaagttcatttttattctaatttggttgTTCTTTATTAATTGTTCTAACTTGGTTGTTGTCTTGATTCTCTTATTTCAAGTAGAGTTGGTTTATGCGACATGGAAAAGCAGCTGAAGTATTACCAGTGAATCTTGAAACTGAGAGAACTTGTAGACTAGACCGAAAGAATAAGAGGTTAGAGCTATAATGGCTGAAAATCAAGGGAATGCAACGAACAATGCCACCAACAATGCTGAAAGGGCACTAGCTGCTGAGGCTCAAGATCAAGGGGTGCGAAGTTTGAGGGATTATATACTCCCCATAGTTACATGAGTGTATTCTTGCATCAGACCTCCTAAAATTGCTGCAAATAACTTTGAGATTAAGGCAACAATTCTGCAAATGGTCAAATCTTCTATCCAATTAGTTGGCTTGCCTAAAGAGGACCCTAACTTGCACATAGCTAATTTCTTGAAGCTTTGTGCAACttttaagatgaatggggtgaacGATGACACAATAATATTGAGGATGTTTCCATTTTCACTAAGGGGTTGAGCAAAGAGTTGGTTGATTTGATTACAAGCTAACTCTATTACCACATGGGAGGAGCTCACTCAAAAGTTCCTCGCAAAATTTTTTCCCCCATCCAAGGCTGCACAATTGAGAGGACAGAttaataatttctaccaaactGATGGGCAATCACTGTAAGATGCTTGGGAGTGTTTCAAGGAATTATTGAGGAAATGTCCCCACCATTATAACGTCTCGAAGCTCCGAATAAGGTTTAGTACCTTGGTTAGTGTGTCGGGAAGACATAATtggaattatgtgaatttaattgattatggatatgcgattatgtgaattgtatgagttatattatgatatgactgcctatgcatgtttacatgtattaaatgtgcttaaagactcgcttttgttaaaaatggtcatttttcataattttgacccgttgagggtataattgtaaccCCTGGTTAGCTAAGatcattacattgtgtattttaaatagcgcTAAACTCAATAAATGAGTCATTTGTCCATAAACatgcaactaaatgtgattaatggtccaggtTTAAAAATTTCGGTAAAAGGGATAGATATTTCATTAAAgcgttaagttgtacatgggattccataataaacgtttacaaagttgtttatagttccaaaagggtaattaaaacttaaaatttacaactcgccgacctaagcagcaaaaatagggtttaaccctagttcctctagaaaccttagccgtggtggtcaaccgaccacatatgtacacgtcgccacctaagctcaacaactcatggctggtccaactttcctttccccttacatgtaccacataacacctgtgagctaaggcctagcaagaaaacttaaacatgttccTAAGAAATTACTAACACATTACTAAATCATAAcaagcatgtctagcagtaataaccctactcatgcatgcataccattcatataaatgactacatcgTCATATGGGGCCAAATTCCCTAActaaatgattaactgaatcatatcaGGGCCTGTTTcccaagttacatgattaataaatcatactgggggcCTAGCccaaggatatgggactaataagtcaccccggggcccattgccctatcatcTGTATAACCacccttggagctggcccagcatacctggcactttagttttccacgaccattaggtcagacaagtgtatgatgcgctcctaATTAGATCTAACCAAAACGAccagtgtaacgtcccaaaattacctaataaggcttagggccttaatgaGGGGGtcgggatggcaatatatggaattacgtgtttaattgctatattaGTTGTAAATATGTGAATtgtgtgataatatgattaaatgcgcatatttagggatattaaatatgcatgtgggccgctttttattagaagggcgactttggtaatttggctcgttgcaGGCATAactgtgtatttatgtgcatatatgtgatttatgtgagagatcacattattatgtgggtttatttgaactattcggcacaaggcgatcctagggagcaagttagcaggaaagtcacaatgggacctaatacccgactcagggagAGTCAAGATGCATTTTGggtattatatatttaattggttatcgggttatggaaataaataattggagatatatttgaagttagagtgtttatgagggaatgttggggaaatttaccattttgccctcggggacgtttttggtaccccgagccttgggattaacttaagtgacttaagttaggtAAGAAAAAAGGTAGGAAACACTTAGAAGCTCTGCCTGAAACCGACTCTCCCTCTCCAATtactctcttctttttctctcaagAAGCTTTTCTAAGCTAACCATTGaaccaagggatttttgggctaggTTCACAAGAGTTGGAGCTCTAGACTTGGAGATTAGCTCAATATTAGCTTGTGGATTCAAATAGagattgaggtaagctttgaattatggttttagcatttaaattatgagttttcatggctggttttatgtGTTCTTGAGCTCTTAAAGTTAAAAGATTTAATTGGTGGCTTAGTGAGTTTTGGGAGtagttttctgttgggttttgttgcttggAGCATATTTGAGCTGTTGTGTTGATTTAATTGtgttgttgggatgattttgggttaaattggatgATATTTGGCTCTTTAAAttgaggtttttctgggttcgaagggatctggccgcggctctgttcttggtatGTCGcaaccctctagaacagatgggagccagggaatgagggcgggccgcggtgccactatggctgggccgcggtgcgtgtctgctggttggggaggctgggcctctggttggaggcgggccgcgacattggGGCATAGGGCCATgactcttaaggggtttttggaccctTAGAAGGTCTTGAGCGCGGGAACTCAACCTTAGGGGCTCGAGATTGTTTCCACTACACGGTTTAGTGGGActcgaggtcctagaggctaggacttggtccagaagcctttgatcactcggtattaatagaatcctattttatggttgtgacttagcgtatcgctaagggctcagaaattgggatcgtgctcgagggtcgttcttatttacgcttgcttgaacctaaggtaagaaaacagcacccagaacgtgttgtatgtgattagggcttggcctgttTGTTATATactaatatgattagggcttgggccccaggatTGGTTATGTTAGGCTATTTTTCTAAATGCTTGTTGGTAAATTCTTAAGtgcttatatttggttatgttagggcatgtggccccgtcatgtgaatatgtttagtattgtagaaatggttatccaatgggattatatgattagaaagaatatgtgcttaatttgttgggatatgcctatccacatatgtttcttataagtaaggtatgtaatcctggatcagggcttgacttatgagttaaggaCAGCAATAGCGCCCTGTGCGCTGGTCGTAgggcattggcctaaaccaacaacgtactattacattgatcgactctaaggtcgaagatgaaccacgggggttgacctagctctatggctagtgagacaaagctaagggcgaggccctaGGTGACTCTGGTGACGTAGCCAGGGCATAGGCCTGAGAGTTGGGTTAAAGGCCAACTGAATAGGGCAATAACCCAGGTCGATCCAATGATCGTGTGTTTGAACTAAATGACAttggctatgaattaatgttgttgattattgttgaatggttatttaaagttatattctctgTTGTTTTACGTTCTGTTTtgttgctgagcctcggctcatgggtgctttgtggtgcaggtaagggaaagggaaagcttgaccagccatgagttggagagcttcggtggcggcgtgtacatatgcgacgaCTCGAACATCACGGccggggttatctcagaggaactagggttatagccctatttTGCCGTTTAGGCCGGCtaatgtaacttttgatatgtGTTTGCTCTTTCTAAtagttgagttgtaatattttgggatcccatgttatataaaacgtttggaataaaagtcaatcttcaaccaaatttttttaaccctaacccttgacattaaccttagttacatgttttaagccaaatgacctgatcaacaggtctgacacaattttaattacatagtgtaacggtcctggattaggagggcattacaacttggtatcagagctgccaaggtttaagggttcctaaagactggtcgggcatgtacactcgccactaaagacaagctcgactcagggttcggtaactattatatgtttatatgtttaaaagtttaaacatgatatgaatgccttatctgcatgcctgtttaggaagcatgagattatctgatagggcttggctcttgactattgcGTGAATgttaaagaacgtgcttattagcatcgtaaTTGCTTGTGGATGCAAGGAAACCGCTTATTAGCGCTATTATTTGTATATAGGCTAggggaaaatgtttattagcattgttattactGGCAAGAATTAAAGAACATACTTATTAGCTATGTTCgatttgtgaaaaatacttggaTATGCCTctcaaaaatcaccccaaatgtaTACCAAACTCACCATTCAATCTCACAACATCCCTAGAACCTCCCAAGAAACAAAACCAGTGTTTCTGACggatcaaaaactcaccaaatcgtgaaatccaattcaaaattcaagaaacttaaggaaacagaAACTCAGA
It encodes the following:
- the LOC133818977 gene encoding uncharacterized protein LOC133818977; translated protein: MSSLLLHAPMQLAVTSKIQNASLCFHGSRHFPKPTSPASISNLTFRSSTVQQSFFPLLHKSTTSIPHSKHPNSDHRIVAVNSVNGDSYVAESPAKELRQILNTPGIHSIPACFDAISAKLVERAGFKCTFAGGFAISAARLGLPDAGLISYGEMVEQGRQITQAVSIPVFGDADTGYGNAMNVKRTVREYIRAGFAAISLEDQVSPKACGHTQGRKVVSREEAVMRIQAAVDARKESGSDIVIVARSDSRQADSMEESLWRAKAFADAGADIIFVTALTSKQEMIDLCKVAPHVPKLASMLEGGGKTPILSPTELESIGYKLVLYPLSLLGVSIRAMENALTSIENGHIPHESMPTFEELKEIVGFNDYSQEEKRYASCNGH